The following proteins come from a genomic window of Sorghum bicolor cultivar BTx623 chromosome 3, Sorghum_bicolor_NCBIv3, whole genome shotgun sequence:
- the LOC110433634 gene encoding uncharacterized protein LOC110433634: MEGWLVLQNFYEGLTAMCKGHVDAVAGGAFLSLTITEATALIEKMVANQSCGEGFQEGRKTQKGMHTVKEMDLLAAKIDILMKRLEGRATDPATSTVQAIDSHITCEDCGNVGHMGNNCPESHEDAAFINNGFRQQQQQDLVLGQAKINENLVKKLSFNDKMFENINTKLDGLTTSFKEQVSFNKRVMSQIDQLGSAAKSAAGVENVSSVTTRGGKTTRDPPNPNHGTAKTPCQQEQTSAEPVDPQDESSDEEPTLEVYGDTTMLPFPTRWRKKKKDGEEQFLRFVEMVEKTNISVPLMDVLHIPSYAKFIKDIINNKRPLPSAEVVKLTVECSAAILNHLPENKQDPGCPTITCSIGTQHFDHALCDLGASVSVMPKSVFDRLNFTNLEPTNMTL, from the exons ATGGAAGGATGGCTCGTGCTGCAGAACTTCTATGAAGGCCTCACGGCCATGTGCAAGGGGCACGTCGATGCCGTAGCTGGAGGtgcattcctctcccttaccaTCACTGAGGCCACAGCCCTCATCGAGAAGATGGTGGCTAACCAGAGTTGCGGagag ggctttcaagagGGACGCAAGacacaaaaaggcatgcataccgtCAAGGAGATGGATTTGCTTGCTGCAAAAATAGATATACTCATGAAGAGGTTGGAAGGACGTGCCACCGATCCAGCTACCAGCACTGTCCAGGCCATAGACTCACACATAACGTGTGAGGACTGTGGAAATGTTGGCCACATGGGGAACAATTGTCCTGAATCCCATGAAGATGCTGCattcatcaacaacgggtttcGCCAACAACAACAGCAAG ATCTTGTTCTTGGTCAGGCCAAGATAAATGAAAACCTTGTTAAAAAGCTTTCctttaatgataaaatgtttgaAAACATAAACACCAAGCTTGATGGCCTGACCACCTCGTTTAAAGAACAAGTGTCTTTCAATAAAAGAGTAATGTCTCAGATAGATCAACTTGGTTCTGCTGCTAAATCTGCTGCTGGTGTTGAAAATGTTAGTTCGGTGACCAcgagagggggtaagaccactcgtgatccaCCAAACCCTAACCATGGTACAGCTAAGACTCCGTGTCAACAAGAACAAACATCTGCTGAGCCGGTTGATCCTCAAGACGAATCATCAGATGAGGAACCGACTCTAGAAGTTTATGGGGACACCACGATGCTTCCTTTCCCCACCAggtggaggaagaagaagaaggacggaGAAGAGCAATTTCTCCGCTTTGTGGAAATGGTCGAGAAGACAAACATCAGCGTCCCGCTGATGGATGTCTTGCACATACCATCCTATGCTAAGTTTATCAAGGATATCATCAACAACAAGCGACCATTACCCTCCGCAGAAGTCGTCAAGCTGACAGTAGAGTGTAGCGCAGCTATACTCAACCATCTACCTGAGAATAAGCAAGATCCTGGGTGCCCCACAATTACATGCTCAATAGGCACCCAACATTTTGATCATGCCTTATGTGATCTTGGGGCGAGTGTGAGCGTCATGCCGAAATCAGTCTTTGATAGGCTAAACTTCACCAACTTGGAACCAACCAACATGACACTCTAG
- the LOC8060319 gene encoding kelch domain-containing protein 2, with product MERRRKAMWLYPKVVGFNPPERWGHSACFFEGVVYVFGGCCGGLHFSDVLTLNVETMAWSSLATTGQRPGTRDSHGAALVGHRMLVFGGTNGGKKVNDLHVLDLRTREWTRPQCKGAPPSPRESHTVTVVGGDRLVVFGGSGEGEGNYLSDVHVLDVPTMTWSTPEVKAPPAPRDSHSAVAVGSRLFVFGGDCGDRYHGEVDVLDVDTMTWSRFPVKGASPGVRAGHAAMSVGSKVYIIGGVGDKQYYSDVWVLDVTNRSWSQLEVCGQQPQGRFSHTAVVMNTDIAVYGGCGEDERPLNELLILQLGSEHPNGRYNISMCKVLSNHWSQEKRKFLRSETKDASVSNGKMVQKPREAEIEQRNPFLRGLENGRAKRRKTGEVRPNEPESEQEEHSLSLSQHSSPSQSDQEQNGAHKLSASPNTSISALQPFVRLKANGTLRAPGPGGISSRPLKTDQFLRTIAPQHRQEVQFLSSDHKPQPRPPGPPLIGAEVHGTVDGAFDSGYLMTAVVNGQLFRGVLFAPGPGVTAPRPTVHHQILTSSAVPPQQQRPLLAHAIPVHTRPVPQATGFVLPDCAHHARQGFPAKAVKSEPERGSSDLHDVVLTLGGPGGGK from the exons GGATGCTGCGGCGGCCTGCACTTCAGCGACGTGCTGACGCTCAACGTGGAGACCATGGCGTGGAGCTCCCTGGCCACGACGGGGCAGCGCCCGGGCACGCGGGACAGCCACGGCGCCGCGCTGGTGGGCCACCGGATGCTCGTCTTCGGGGGCACCAACGGCGGCAAGAAGGTGAACGACCTGCACGTGCTGGACCTACGCACCAGGGAGTGGACCCGCCCGCAGTGCAAGggcgcgccgccgtcgccgcgggaGAGCCACACCGTCACCGTCGTCGGGGGCGACCGACTCGTCGTCTTCGGCGGGAGCGGGGAAGGGGAGGGCAACTACCTCAGCGACGTGCACGTGCTGGACGTGCCCACCATGACGTGGTCCACGCCGGAGGTCAAGGCGCCGCCCGCGCCCAGGGACAGCCACAGCGCCGTGGCCGTCGGCAGCAGGCTCTTCGTCTTCGGCGGGGACTGCGGCGACCGGTACCACGGCGAGGTGGACGTGCTCGACGTCGACACCATGACGTGGTCAAGG TTTCCGGTTAAGGGTGCGTCGCCTGGTGTCAGAGCAGGTCATGCAGCTATGAGTGTTGGTTCTAAG GTCTATATTATTGGAGGAGTTGGTGACAAGCAATACTACAGCGATGTCTGGGTTCTTGATGTCACAAACCGTTCGTGGAGTCAGCTTGAAGTATGCGGGCAGCAACCGCAGGGACGGTTTTCTCATACCGCAGTAGTCATGAATACTGACATTGCAGTCTATGGAGG ATGTGGTGAAGATGAACGTCCCCTGAATGAGCTTCTCATTCTGCAATTGGGTTCTGAGCATCCAAATGGCCGTTACAACATTTCAATGTGCAAGGTTCTTAGCAACCATTGGAGCCAAGAGAAGAGGAAATTTCTCAGATCAGAAACT AAAGATGCTAGTGTGAGCAATGGAAAAATGGTTCAGAAACCTCGAGAAGCAGAAATcgagcaaagaaatccattccTGCGTGGCCTAG AGAATGGCCGTGCGAAACGAAGGAAAACCGGTGAAGTTCGCCCAAATGAGCCTGAATCAGAGCAAGAGGAGCACTCACTGTCTCTCTCCCAGCATTCGTCGCCGTCACAGTCAGATCAAGAGCAGAATGGAGCTCACAAACTCTCAGCCTCTCCCAACACATCGATTTCAGCCCTGCAACCATTTGTTCGTCTCAAGGCTAATGGCACTCTGAGGGCTCCTGGACCCGGAGGCATTTCTTCAAGGCCTCTGAAGACGGACCAGTTTCTCCGCACCATCGCACCACAACATCGGCAGGAAGTGCAGTTCCTTTCCTCCGATCATAAGCCTCAGCCCCGACCTCCTGGCCCACCCCTT ATTGGCGCCGAGGTTCATGGGACAGTCGATGGAGCTTTCGATTCTGGATACCTCATGACCGCCGTCGTGAATGGGCAGCTCTTCAGGGGCGTTCTATTTGCTCCT GGGCCTGGAGTCACAGCTCCGAGACCGACGGTGCATCACCAGATCCTGACGAGCTCAGCCGTGCCTCCCCAGCAACAACGGCCACTGCTGGCGCACGCCATCCCTGTCCACACCCGGCCGGTGCCGCAGGCAACCGGCTTCGTGCTGCCGGACTGTGCCCACCACGCGAGGCAAGGGTTCCCGGCAAAGGCCGTCAAGTCGGAGCCGGAGCGAGGCAGCAGCGACCTGCACGATGTTGTGCTCACGCTGGGAGGGCCTGGAGGGGGCAAGTGA
- the LOC8060320 gene encoding pentatricopeptide repeat-containing protein At4g01990, mitochondrial: MAPPAHSAGARLLLRRLLSTVTEAAAETTAPTAPAAASGVAAPTAAATPSASAAAAKPAKKDPKLLYRRLSALGIAGEGSVSRVLNKWVREGGAPRSEELVKHVKELRKYKRHAHALEVMDWMVNARGMNMSITNHAIRLDLIYKVRGLEAAENYFANLPDPAKNHRTYGALLSCYCSAKMEEKATYLYRQMDELGFWSGTLPINNLMSLYMKLDQHRKVDSLFEEMKVKNIKPDSLTCCILMTSYAASNKIDAIEELLKEMVEKDVSLGWSAYSTLASIYVNAGQVEKAESALKKLEGLIGAEDGRQPFDFLMSLYASLGNLSEINRVWDVIKAKFSTVTNISYLGMLHALYKLNDIDRMKQIYMEWESNYQTYDVRLTNMMIRGHLRLGMSEEAETLREKAKEKGVEFDSKTCELFLDHYMGKGDMNSALNWVENMTKLPKKAGKLDQDRIYKFQKYFEEHKDADSAERFCNCLRMLGCIDGKAYESLLRTYLAAGKKSCSLRQQIKNDKIEICYDIGKLLKRLGDER; encoded by the exons ATGGCGCCGCCGGCCCATTCCGCCGGCGCCCGCCTCCTACTCCGCCGCCTGCTCTCTACGGTTACCGAAGCAGCGGCGGAGACAACTGCGCCCACCGCCCCTGCCGCCGCCTCCGGTGTCGCTGCGCCCACCGCTGCCGCCACTCCCAGTGCCTCTGCCGCCGCCGCGAAACCGGCGAAGAAGGACCCGAAGCTCCTCTACCGTCGTCTGTCGGCGCTTGGAATAGCCGGGGAGGGGAGTGTGTCGCGGGTGCTGAACAAGTGGGTGCGGGAGGGCGGCGCGCCGCGAAGCGAGGAACTCGTCAAGCATGTCAAGGAGCTCCGCAAGTACAAGCGCCACGCCCACGCCCTCGAG GTGATGGATTGGATGGTCAATGCAAGGGGTATGAACATGTCAATCACTAACCATGCAATACGTCTGGATCTCATCTATAAAGTGCGTGGCCTTGAGGCAGCTGAGAATTATTTTGCTAACCTCCCTGATCCAGCCAAGAACCATCGAACTTATGGTGCCCTTCTTAGTTGTTATTGCTCAGCAAAAATGGAAGAGAAAGCAACATATCTCTACCGCCAGATGGATGAACTTGGCTTCTGGTCCGGCACACTACCCATCAATAATCTGATGTCCCTTTACATGAAGTTAGACCAGCATAGGAAGGTTGATAGTCTCTTTGAGGAGATGAAAGTGAAGAATATTAAACCAGATAGCCTCACATGCTGCATTTTGATGACCAGCTATGCAGCATCGAACAAGATAGATGCCATTGAAGAACTTCTTAAAGAAATGGTAGAAAAAGATGTGTCTCTTGGGTGGTCTGCATATAGCACACTTGCTTCTATCTATGTAAATGCCGGACAGGTTGAAAAAGCAGAATCTGCTCTGAAGAAACTCGAGGGGCTTATTGGTGCTGAAGATGGCAGGCAACCTTTTGATTTCCTTATGAGCCTATATGCTTCACTAGGCAATTTGAGCGAGATCAATAGGGTATGGGATGTGATAAAGGCCAAATTCTCCACGGTAACCAACATAAGCTACCTCGGCATGCTTCATGCTCTTTACAAGCTCAATGATATTGACCGCATGAAGCAGATTTATATGGAGTGGGAATCTAATTATCAAACCTATGATGTAAGACTGACAAATATGATGATTCGTGGCCATCTGAGGCTTGGCATGAGCGAAGAAGCAGAAACGTTGAGGGAGAAGGCCAAGGAAAAAGGTGTGGAGTTTGACTCCAAAACATGTGAGTTGTTTCTTGATCACTACATGGGCAAGGGTGACATGAACTCAGCACTCAACTGGGTAGAGAACATGACCAAACTCCCCAAGAAAGCAGGGAAACTCGATCAGGACAGGATCTACAAGTTCCAGAAGTATTTTGAAGAACACAAGGATGCTGACAGTGCCGAGAGGTTCTGCAACTGCCTGAGGATGCTAGGGTGTATTGACGGGAAAGCATAtgagtccctcttgcgcacatacTTGGCAGCCGGTAAGAAAAGCTGTTCACTCCGTCAACAGATAAAGAATGATAAGATTGAGATCTGCTACGACATTGGGAAGCTACTCAAGAGGTTGGGCGACGAGCGATGA